A section of the Oncorhynchus gorbuscha isolate QuinsamMale2020 ecotype Even-year linkage group LG06, OgorEven_v1.0, whole genome shotgun sequence genome encodes:
- the LOC124037134 gene encoding tyrosine-protein phosphatase vhp-1-like produces MVFYRERENGTRERPPLSLILPHLYLGAETDVTQDCLDARGISYVLSVSRFSPQPTFLPRSQYLRIPIEDSLRDDLLPHIPEALRFIDGAMSSGGSVVVHCAAGISRSPALAVAYIMYNLGMDLDHAYRFVKERRPSISPNFNFLGQLQHFQGTLTQKTCNGNPIIQPIRSLDTCLQPSNENISGGSSVPLSANQIMNIHDNGYVAKDFLEVAKVHNMYNENSTCNTENIEQRSSYSGETQSLSEKPQQDQRSVLSLSRKHKTLTLNLNHNRNQREAQSPCGAMTPSPNEPATPTPKSSTPQIPTGIASHSEKHKSLTLSLSLVCAIPPTPHQNEPESSNRHSISHKPMQSSVSNTIHKRESEGTSGSKRHGRKPSTMALSSSQTDVQQRERSTSCVKAAGWPNRYSSQTQAKVEREGRGKPKREPSRCQSVKKGRPKSTPKTGNDHSKGRAERETLTGSLSSSSVLSQDSIVVDQQVSPAAKLSASAVRAEERVDAEQGLLFPLNLTVNKLLGWGEKMLLGVLFGPRIKVEPAILPYRC; encoded by the exons ATGGTGttctacagggagagagagaacggcacACGCGAGCGTCCACCGCTGTCTCTCATCCTACCGCATCTTTACCTGGGTGCAGAGACGGACGTTACGCAG GATTGCCTCGACGCCCGCGGGATCTCATACGTGCTAAGCGTGAGCCGCTTCAGCCCGCAGCCTACTTTCCTTCCCCGTTCCCAGTACCTTCGCATCCCAATCGAGGACTCTCTCCGAGACGACCTGCTGCCCCATATCCCGGAGGCACTGCGTTTTATCG atgggGCTATGTCATCAGGTGGATCTGTGGTAGTTCATTGTGCTGCAGGAATCTCTCGCTCCCCTGCCCTGGCTGTGGCCTACATTATGTACAACCTGGGGATGGACCTTGACCATGCCTACAG GTTTGTGAAAGAGCGCAGGCCTTCAATCTCCCCAAACTTCAATTTTCTGGGTCAGCTACAACACTTCCAAGGAACCCTCACTCAGAAAACCTGTAATGGCAACCCCATTATCCAGCCAATCAGATCACTGGACACATGTCTGCAGCCAAGCAATGAAAACATTAGCGGCGgatcctctgtccccctgtcagccaatcagatcATGAATATTCACGACAATGGCTATGTTGCTAAGGACTTTTTAGAGGTTGCTAAAGTACATAATATGTACAATGAGAATTCCACTTGTAACACAGAGAATATAGAGCAAAGGTCCTCATATTCAGGTGAAACTCAGAGTTTATCAGAGAAGCCACAGCAAGACCAGAGGAGCGTGCTGTCTCTCTCCAGAAAACATAAAACGCTCACTCTCAACCTGAACCATAACCGGAACCAGAGGGAGGCCCAGAGCCCATGTGGAGCAATGACTCCAAGCCCCAACGAACCAGCGACACCGACACCAAAGTCCAGCACACCACAAATCCCAACAGGCATTGCATCTCACTCTGAGAAGCACAAGAgcctcaccctctccctgtctctcgttTGTGcaattcccccaactccccaccAGAATGAGCCAGAAAGCAGCAATAGGCACAGCATTAGCCACAAGCCAATGCAGTCCAGCGTTTCTAACACCATCCACAAGAGGGAGTCAGAAGGCACCAGTGGTTCAAAAAGGCACGGTAGAAAGCCTTCAACGATGGCCCTTTCCTCCTCACAGACAGAtgtacaacagagagagaggagcacatcCTGTGTCAAAGCAGCAGGTTGGCCCAATCGCTACTCCTCCCAAACCCAGGCAAAGGTAGAGCGAGAGGGAAGAGGCAAGCCTAAAAGAGAGCCCAGCCGCTGTCAGAGCGTGAAGAAGGGGAGGCCTAAATCGACTCCAAAGACAGGGAACGACCACAGCAAgggaagagcagagagggagacactAACAGGGAGCCTGAGCAGCAGTTCTGTTTTGAGCCAGGACAGTATCGTAGTTGACCAGCAGGTGTCGCCAGCAGCTAAGCTGTCTGCATCTGCAGTGAGGGCTGAGGAAAGAGTGGATGCCGAACAGGGCCTCCTGTTTCCTCTCAACCTGACTGTCAACAAGCTGCTGGGCTGGGGGGAGAAGATGCTGCTGGGGGTGCTGTTTGGCCCCCGGATCAAAGTGGAACCGGCTATTCTGCCCTATAGGTGCTGA
- the LOC124037933 gene encoding ras-related protein R-Ras-like, with amino-acid sequence MSAEEERFKLVVVGGGGVGKSALTIQFIQSYFVSDYDPTIEDSYTKICTVDGKETRLDILDTAGQEEFGAMREQYMRSGEGFLLVFALNDTGSYNEIHKFHTQILRVKDRDDFPMVLVGNKADLDQSRVISREEAQGFARENRIHYMEASAKNRYNVDEAFLEVVRAIRKFQETESPPLPANHTGKRKSDGCPCTLL; translated from the exons ATGTCTGCTGAGGAGGAGAGATTCAAGCTGGTCGTCGTGGGCGGGGGCGGTGTGGGGAAAAGTGCCTTGACCATACAATTCATTCAG TCATACTTTGTATCGGATTATGACCCAACCATCGAGGACTCCTACACCAAAATATGCACAGTGGATGGGAAAGAGACACGATTAGACA tcttGGACACAGCAGGTCAAGAGGAGTTCGGGGCAATGAGGGAGCAGTACATGCGCTCAGGAGAAGGCTTCTTGCTGGTGTTCGCTCTGAATGACACTGGAAG TTACAATGAGATCCACAAGTTCCACACCCAGATACTGAGAGTGAAGGACCGGGATGACTTCCCCATGGTGCTGGTGGGGAACAAGGCTGACCTGGACCAGTCGAGAGTG ATCTCCAGAGAGGAGGCCCAGGGCTTTGCCAGAGAGAACAGGATCCATTACATGGAGGCCTCGGCTAAGAACCGCTACAACGTAGACGAAGCCTTCCTGGAGGTGGTGCGCGCTATAAG aaAGTTTCAGGAGACTGAGAGTCCCCCTCTACCTGCAAACCACACAGGAAAACGGAAGAGCGATGGCTGCCCCTGCACCCTCCTTTAA